The following coding sequences lie in one Pogoniulus pusillus isolate bPogPus1 chromosome 29, bPogPus1.pri, whole genome shotgun sequence genomic window:
- the TCFL5 gene encoding transcription factor-like 5 protein: MSGSAPEEPQTSIPQSTASVPDPAPVAGGPEGSSDVSFGEQNLSFTTTDVSLVELMEIEYTQLQHILYSHMETQAGGGEVEARLSSFSLLGNSADPLPHQTSLSTVQEGCSSNSPGNQPVCSALCQSGLPSDSSLRSSNPRLSYADFQELRMMLLSDSNLPVNRTERTPNSGSVEVPGHGLVKVKHSETFVGTSKENILAENLVLAPEPRPKSAVRVRLEDRFNSIQTENPRCQEPQESGVTLNNLVTLIRQPSELVGVPLHQQENESAAVGRSNTEPATPSLQFTYPLLTMNPCSAAGGAYPSQAQTSGTSCTVLEPAKHQDLGVPKTLSFCYQEIESTKQTVAVMSKALPEEVWIKVGGDTTCKQTMNRRSCGHLSPLDPNADRKCLGEIQNLRADCQGTAFAQGPWQANPNVQVPSGAQDGVAQRRERHNRLERDRRRRIRVCCDELNLLVPFCTVDTDKATTLQWTTAFLKYIQERHGDSLKQEFETVFCGKTGRRLKIASSDSFLACPVQENTNGYGDQLV; the protein is encoded by the exons ATGTCAGGATCAGCCCCAGAGGAGCCTCAGACTTCCATTCCTCAAAGCACAGCTAGTGTTCCTGATCCTGCTCCGGTTGCTGGCGGACCTGAAGGCTCAAGTGACGTTTCCTTTGGTGAGCAAAATCTTAGCTTCACCACCACAGACGTCAGCCTGGTGGAGTTGATGGAAATTGAGTATACTCAGCTGCAGCACATACTTTACTCCCATATGGAGACACAAGCTGGTGGAGGTGAAGTGGAAGCCAGGCTCAGTTCTTTCTCCTTGCTTGGTAATTCTGCAGACCCCCTTCCGCACCAGACCTCACTGAGCACCGTTCAGGAGGGGTGTTCATCAAACAGCCCTGGGAACCAGCCGGTTTGCTCAGCTCTCTGTCAGTCAGGGTTACCCTCTGACAGCAGTTTGCGAAGTTCAAACCCACGTTTGAGCTATGCTGACTTTCAGGAGCTCAGAATGATGTTACTTAGCGACTCTAACCTCCCTGTGAACCGTACAGAGAGAACACCTAACAGTGGCTCTGTAGAAgtcccaggacatggtttagtaaaAGTTAAACATAGCGAAACATTTGTTGGGACCAGTAAAGAAAACATACTTGCTGAAAATTTGGTACTGGCACCAGAGCCTAGACCTAAATCTGCAGTCAGAGTTCGGTTGGAAGACAGATTCAACAGCATCCAGACCGAAAACCCCAGATGCCAAGAACCCCAAGAATCTGGAGTAACTCTTAACAA TTTAGTGACATTGATTCGCCAGCCCTCAGAACTGGTAGGTGTTCCTCTTCACCAGCAAGAAAACGAGAGTGCTGCTGTAGGGAGAAGTAACACCGAACCTGCCACACCTTCCTTGCAGTTCACATACCCCTTACTCACCATGAACCcatgttctgctgctggaggtgcttaTCCTTCACAAGCACAG ACCTCTGGAACCTCTTGCACTGTTTTGGAACCTGCCAAACATCAAGACCTCGGGGTACCCAAGACATTGTCTTTCTGCTATCAGGAGATTGAATCCACAAAACAGACAGTAGCTGTCATGAGTAAAGCTTTGCCTGAGGAAGTCTGGATTAAAGTTGGAG GAGACACCACATGCAAGCAGACCATGAACAGGAGAAGCTGTGGCCACCTCAGCCCCTTGGATCCAAATGCAGATCGCAAATGCCTTGGGGAGATCCAGAACCTGCGAGCAGACTGCCAGGGGACTGCCTTTGCCCAGGGCCCTTGGCAGGCAAACCCCAATGTGCAGGTGCCAAGCGGGGCACAGGATGGGGTGGCCCAGCGAAGGGAGAGACACAACCGCctggagagagacagaag GCGCAGAATCCGGGTGTGCTGTGATGAGCTCAATCTTCTGGTCCCCTTCTGCACAGTAGACACTGACAAGGCAACAACTCTGCAGTGGACAACTGCCTTCCTGAAATACATCCAGGAGAGGCACGGGGATTCCCTGAAACAG gaatttgagactgtgttctgtgGTAAAACAGGCAGGAGGCTAAAAATAGCAAGCTCTGACTCCTTTTTAGCGTGTCCAGTGCAGGAAAACACTAATGGCTATGGAGACCAATTAGTCTGA
- the COL9A3 gene encoding collagen alpha-3(IX) chain isoform X2: MAHLAQMGLQETGALGPAGPRGSAGKGLPGPPGPPGPSGLPGGNGFRGPPGPFGLPGFPGPPGPPGPPGLPGSLHDGAGDLQCPALCPPGPPGPPGMPGFKGHTGHKGEPGEIGKDGEKGNPGPPGPPGIPGSVGLQGPRGLRGLPGPMGPAGDRGDIGFRGPPGIPGPPGKAGIQGNKGPRGFRGPKGDTGKPGPKGNPGARGLIGEPGMPGKDGQDGAPGLDGEKGDAARMGAPGEKGPNGLPGLPGRAGSKGSKGEPGSPGEMGEAGPSGEPGMPGDVGVPGERGLPGPRGATGPLGLQGPIGAPGVRGFQGPKGASGEPGLPGPTGIRGELGDRGPAGVPGPKGNQGIAGADGLPGDKGELGPFGPPGQKGEPGKRGELGPKGAQGPNGTTGVPGIPGHPGPMGHQGEQGVPGITGKPGPPGKEASEQHIRELCGELINEQIAQLAANLRKPLAPGMTGRPGPAGPPGPPGAIGSVGHPGPRGPPGYRGPTGELGDPGPRGDIGEKGDKGPVGLGIDGPDGDQGLQGPPGVPGITKNGRDGAQGEPGLPGDPGTPGAVGAQGTPGICDTSACMGAVGAATSKKS, from the exons GGTGCATTAGGACCTGCTGGGCCACGTGGATCTGCT GGCAAAGGACTGCCAGGACCTCCG GGGCCTCCAGGACCCAGTGGGCTCCCAGGTGGAAATGGATTTCGGGGTCCTCCT GGACCTTTTGGTCTGCCAGGATTCCCAGGGCCTCCTGGACCACCTGGACCTCCT GGACTGCCAGGCAGCCTTCACGATGGTGCTGGAGACCTTCAG tgcccagccctgtgcccaccagGTCCTCCAGGTCCTCCAGGAATGCCAGGGTTCAAG GGACACACTGGTCACAAAGGAGAGCCTGGTGAAATAGGAAAAGATGGAGAGAAG GGTAACCCTGGGCCTCCTGGGCCTCCAGGCATTCCTGGCAGCGTTGGCCTGCAG GGCCCCAGAGGACTAAGAGGCCTCCCTGGCCCAATGGGTCCAGCTGGTGACAGA GGTGACATTGGCTTCAGAGGACCACCTGGAATCCCAGGACCTCCAGGGAAAGCT GGAATCCAAGGAAACAAAGGACCTCGAGGGTTCAGGGGGCCCAAAGGTGATACA GGCAAACCTGGACCAAAAGGAAACCCAGGGGCTCGTGGACTCATAGGAGAACCT GGCATGCCTGGCAAGGATGGACAGGATGGAGCTCCAGGACTCGATGGTGAGAAG GGAGATGCTGCTCGCATGGGTGCTCCTGGAGAGAAAGGACCAAACGGACTGCCT ggACTGCCTGGAAGAGCAGGTAGTAAAGGCTCAAAGGGTGAACCA ggcagtCCTGGAGAGATGGGAGaagcaggtccctctggagagcCAGGCATGCCT GGTGATGTTGGTGTTCCTGGTGAGAGAGGGCTGCCAGGACCCAGAGGAGCAACT GGACCACTTGGTCTTCAAGGCCCCATTGGAGCCCCTGGTGTCAGAGGTTTCCAG GGTCCCAAAGGTGCCAGTGGTGAGCCTGGCCTTCCTGGGCCAACTGGAATTCGTGGAGAGCTGGGTGACAGG GGTCCTGCTGGTGTTCCTGGTCCCAAAGGTAACCAG GGCATTGCTGGAGCAGATGGCCTCCCAGGTGACAAAGGAGAACTG GGTCCCTTTGGTCCCCCTGGCCAAAAAGGAGAG CCAGGAAAAAGAGGAGAACTTGGCCCCAAAGGTGCCCAAGGACCTAATGGGACAACTGGAGTACCAGGGATCCCAGGACATCCAGGGCCCATGGGCCATCAAGGGGAGCAAGGTGTTCCTGGCATCACAGGGAAACCTGGACCTCCT GGCAAAGAGGCCAGTGAACAACATATAAGAGAGCTCTGTGGGGAGCTGATCAATG AGCAAATTGCACAGCTGGCTGCTAACCTGAGGAAGCCTCTGGCTCCGGGAATGACGGGTCGGCCCGGCCCTGCTGGGCCCCCAGGGCCTCCTGGAGCTATAGGAAGCGTTGGGCATCCTGGTCCTCGTGGTCCTCCTGGATACAGAGGGCCAACAGgagaactgggtgatcctggtcCCAGAG GTGACATTGGGGAAAAGGGAGATAAAGGACCTGTTGGACTAGGTATTGATGGGCCTGATGGTGATCAAGGGCTTCAAG GACCCCCAGGTGTACCTGGAATTACTAAGAACGGCCGCGACGGTGCTCAGGGGGAACCTGGCCTTCCAGGGGATCCTGGCACTCCTGGTGCTGTTGGGGCTCAGGGAACTCCAGGAATATGCGACACGTCGGCCTGCATgggagctgttggagcagcAACTTCCAAAAAGTCATAA